In Paenibacillus sp. JQZ6Y-1, a genomic segment contains:
- a CDS encoding DNA-binding protein, translating into MITNTTTIRLEIEKGIRQKGHSLSSFGKLAGINRGIISGILNGNPPKSISIRQLDLMAEALGHEEGWMYEYYVDECFINEKADWRRIKAFLMRCTEIGRYDCIQAVLDRLMEDLSNTVSVFGLAEELYEDGKVKESIPFYECVIENEKHQHSERLAIAHYRVFRASIGENTEQNFRAAVRFEPFRDRLPEHFMLDGLLALANLYYVLENWYYLERYGDELNIISQAIYTERQKKFKETGFYEPLQAERRLVVYYGQSYVIKSIALEYLGRYEEAKDYVTKYADLSWFEELDEVGLKEVAKFKSFATANMNNLNLLLGDTSKLDAYVSFLLDNPNEILPSLCVILQAANENNFSIDNILDKLYSKISLDQDYYEVTASLNRYIDLYYQLAIYHYKKSSYGEAIDNTIESLRLSIKISNKSKILDRILIFEQLRKFATDEHLNHYNTIIEEATANEKSLFFFNSST; encoded by the coding sequence ATGATTACCAACACCACAACCATTAGACTTGAAATTGAAAAAGGAATTCGGCAAAAAGGGCATTCATTGAGCAGCTTCGGTAAATTGGCTGGTATCAACCGCGGAATTATCAGCGGTATTTTAAATGGTAACCCGCCAAAATCCATTTCGATCCGCCAGTTGGATTTGATGGCTGAAGCACTTGGTCATGAAGAAGGCTGGATGTACGAGTATTATGTGGATGAATGCTTTATCAACGAAAAGGCAGATTGGCGCCGGATCAAAGCATTTTTGATGAGATGTACCGAGATTGGTCGTTATGACTGTATTCAAGCTGTATTGGATCGTCTAATGGAAGATTTGTCGAATACGGTTTCAGTGTTTGGATTGGCTGAGGAATTATACGAGGATGGAAAGGTAAAAGAGTCTATTCCTTTTTACGAATGTGTGATTGAGAATGAAAAACATCAGCATTCGGAACGATTGGCGATTGCGCATTATCGGGTATTTAGAGCTTCGATTGGTGAAAATACAGAACAAAACTTTAGAGCAGCCGTACGTTTCGAACCTTTCCGTGATCGTTTACCTGAACATTTTATGTTGGATGGTTTGTTAGCATTAGCTAATTTATATTATGTATTAGAAAACTGGTATTATCTCGAAAGATATGGCGATGAATTAAATATTATCAGCCAAGCCATCTATACTGAACGCCAAAAAAAATTTAAAGAAACAGGTTTTTATGAGCCCCTCCAAGCTGAAAGAAGATTAGTAGTCTATTATGGTCAAAGTTATGTTATAAAATCTATCGCATTAGAATATCTGGGTAGGTACGAAGAAGCAAAAGATTATGTTACAAAATATGCAGATCTCAGTTGGTTTGAAGAACTTGATGAAGTTGGTTTAAAAGAAGTTGCAAAATTCAAATCATTTGCTACTGCAAATATGAATAATTTGAATCTTCTTCTGGGGGATACATCCAAACTAGATGCATATGTATCTTTCTTACTGGATAATCCAAATGAAATATTGCCTAGTCTTTGCGTGATCTTACAAGCTGCGAATGAAAATAATTTTTCTATCGATAATATTTTAGATAAACTGTACTCCAAAATTTCTTTGGATCAGGATTATTATGAGGTTACTGCTTCGTTAAATAGATATATTGATTTATATTATCAGCTTGCAATCTACCATTATAAAAAAAGTTCATATGGTGAAGCTATTGATAACACTATTGAAAGTTTACGTTTATCGATTAAAATTTCTAATAAAAGCAAGATTTTAGATCGTATTCTAATATTTGAGCAGCTTAGAAAATTCGCAACTGATGAGCATCTAAATCATTATAATACTATTATAGAGGAGGCTACAGCCAATGAAAAAAGTCTTTTTTTCTTTAATTCTAGTACTTAG
- a CDS encoding DNA-binding protein — protein sequence MDRLITLRTELESEIQRQGYSLSSFSKASGINRGILSATLNSNPPKPMSINQLDGMVKALGKPEGWLYEQFVEECFNESGKANWRRVRPLLLRCLDLHRIDLIRRTLDLLMENPAHVSHVFEMAEELVAQERGADAVPLYQCVIENERNYQSERLAISQYRLFRAALGHNIEDNLKAALIFESFRNRLPAHLKLDALLKLGNIYFTVQDWDALLLTADELFVLADSLYQYNRKHSRAVRKQPYPPAERPLVFYYAQSFILKFAGYELTARYDLAHEALKGFSDLSWFEDNHPEHTPYVERLELVAYFNKLNLMLLEGNDSCLPEYLKLMRTYPGEILPSLMIIIQAAAEHGFNIDHILEEHYDLLYPDDIVEPLKLGKITNQHYSDIAVGISRYISIYYHLTLYQCNRNFYDQRLEKILASLESVVEKYNRGRILDCLNLLRKLRDLKHI from the coding sequence ATGGATAGATTAATTACACTACGAACCGAACTTGAATCCGAAATCCAACGCCAGGGTTATTCCCTGAGCAGCTTCAGCAAGGCGTCTGGGATCAACCGCGGAATCCTGAGCGCTACCCTGAATAGCAACCCGCCCAAACCGATGTCTATCAATCAGCTGGATGGCATGGTAAAGGCGCTAGGCAAGCCCGAAGGCTGGCTGTATGAACAGTTTGTTGAGGAATGCTTCAACGAGTCCGGTAAGGCAAACTGGCGGCGTGTACGCCCACTATTACTGCGTTGTCTGGACCTTCATCGAATCGATTTGATTCGCCGTACATTGGATTTGCTAATGGAGAATCCGGCACATGTCAGCCACGTGTTTGAAATGGCGGAGGAGCTGGTCGCACAAGAGCGTGGCGCAGATGCTGTGCCACTGTATCAGTGCGTGATTGAGAATGAACGCAATTACCAGTCGGAGCGATTGGCGATTAGTCAGTACCGCTTGTTTCGTGCTGCGCTGGGACATAATATCGAGGACAATTTGAAAGCAGCGCTGATCTTTGAATCGTTTCGCAATCGGCTGCCTGCGCATTTGAAGTTGGATGCGTTGCTGAAGTTAGGGAATATTTATTTTACCGTTCAAGACTGGGATGCTTTGCTGCTGACAGCAGATGAACTGTTTGTACTGGCGGACTCTCTGTATCAATATAACCGCAAACACTCTCGTGCCGTCCGCAAACAACCGTATCCGCCTGCGGAACGTCCACTTGTGTTCTACTATGCGCAGAGCTTTATATTAAAGTTTGCCGGTTATGAATTGACTGCTCGTTATGATCTAGCTCATGAGGCGTTAAAAGGTTTTAGCGATTTGAGCTGGTTTGAAGATAATCACCCTGAACATACCCCGTATGTTGAACGTTTGGAACTGGTAGCCTATTTTAACAAATTGAATCTGATGTTGCTGGAAGGCAATGACTCTTGCCTACCTGAATATTTAAAATTGATGAGAACCTATCCTGGTGAAATTTTGCCCAGTCTGATGATCATCATTCAGGCTGCTGCCGAGCATGGATTCAATATTGATCATATTTTGGAAGAACATTATGATTTGCTTTATCCAGACGATATTGTAGAGCCATTAAAATTAGGTAAGATCACCAATCAGCATTACTCGGATATTGCTGTTGGAATCAGTCGCTATATCAGTATTTATTATCACTTAACGCTGTATCAATGTAACCGCAATTTCTATGATCAACGATTAGAGAAAATTTTGGCATCGTTGGAGTCTGTTGTCGAAAAATATAATCGAGGACGTATTTTAGATTGCTTGAATCTATTAAGAAAATTAAGAGATTTAAAACATATATAA
- a CDS encoding TerD family protein, with amino-acid sequence MTINLVKGQKIDLTKGRSDLTRLLVGLGWDPAESQSRGLFGFKKARADVDCDASALLLSENDKLLKKGNLVCFYNLTSECGSVRHSGDNLTGEGAGDDEQIFIDLSKVPADVHKILVVVNIYQAEQRRQDFGMISSAYIRVANEQTGEELARYNLTDNYAGMTALVTGELYRNGSDWKFNAIGQGKQAAHVDILARQYV; translated from the coding sequence ATGACGATTAATCTCGTAAAAGGACAGAAAATTGATCTGACCAAGGGCAGAAGCGACCTTACCCGTCTATTGGTCGGTCTAGGCTGGGACCCGGCAGAATCGCAATCTCGCGGTCTGTTCGGCTTCAAAAAGGCGAGAGCTGATGTCGATTGTGACGCATCCGCCCTGCTGCTCAGCGAAAACGACAAGCTGCTCAAAAAAGGCAATCTGGTTTGTTTCTACAATCTGACGAGTGAGTGTGGTTCGGTGCGCCATAGTGGCGACAACTTGACTGGCGAAGGTGCAGGCGACGATGAGCAAATCTTTATTGATCTGTCCAAAGTACCGGCAGATGTTCACAAGATTCTAGTTGTGGTAAATATTTATCAGGCGGAACAGCGCCGTCAGGATTTCGGTATGATCTCCTCCGCGTATATCCGTGTTGCCAATGAGCAAACCGGCGAAGAGCTGGCACGCTACAATCTGACTGACAATTATGCAGGTATGACAGCTCTTGTCACTGGCGAATTGTATCGCAACGGTTCCGATTGGAAATTCAATGCGATTGGTCAGGGAAAACAGGCGGCGCATGTGGACATTTTGGCTCGCCAATATGTGTAA
- a CDS encoding TerD family protein: MPINLSKGQKIDLTKTNPGLAKITVGLGWDTNKYDGGGDFDLDVSVFCANGAGKVASEKDFIFFNNPKNENGSVVHSGDNRTGAGDGDDEQIKIDLPNVPQAVEKIAFTITIYEAEARSQNFGQVSNAYVRIINDASNEELIRFDLGEDFSIETGVVVGELYRHSGEWKFSAIGSGYRDGLSGLVRDYGLQG; the protein is encoded by the coding sequence ATGCCAATTAACCTGAGTAAAGGCCAAAAAATCGATCTGACTAAAACCAACCCTGGACTGGCGAAAATTACAGTTGGCTTGGGCTGGGATACGAACAAATATGACGGCGGCGGCGATTTTGACCTCGACGTATCCGTATTTTGCGCCAATGGTGCAGGCAAAGTAGCCAGTGAAAAAGACTTTATCTTCTTTAATAACCCGAAAAACGAAAACGGCTCCGTTGTACACAGCGGTGACAACCGTACAGGTGCGGGTGATGGCGATGATGAGCAAATCAAAATCGATCTGCCAAACGTACCACAAGCAGTAGAAAAAATAGCTTTTACAATCACCATCTATGAAGCAGAAGCGCGCAGCCAGAACTTTGGTCAAGTCTCCAATGCTTATGTACGCATCATCAATGACGCTAGCAATGAAGAACTGATTCGCTTTGATCTGGGTGAAGACTTCTCTATTGAGACTGGTGTAGTTGTCGGTGAACTGTATCGTCATTCCGGCGAATGGAAATTCAGCGCAATCGGCAGTGGCTACCGTGATGGTCTGTCCGGTCTGGTACGCGACTACGGTCTGCAAGGCTAA
- a CDS encoding TerD family protein — protein MSINIVRGQKTDITKTNPGMSQFTVLLGWQASAGLELDTSAFLLRANGKVDGDDDLIFYGNTGNSFISYIDQASGSDKRQFTIQLQRIPQHIDRIALTLTIYNADAPGNNFSRVQHMYIRGIQEAGQNELFRYNLESGFSNETAIVIGELYRYQSDWKFAAVGAGYFGGLKELCGSYGIEVEEPSGSQQPTPTPTPPIPSPPPAPPAPPIPSPPVQPPATPPSAPLNLSKIELKKKGDVINLQKKPGVSLGELLINLNWNRQQQKKSGGLFGFGGSSGSSRGTDLDLGCLYELQDGSKGVIQALGNTFGRIDVPPYISLDADDRTGERTNGENMRINGNRISDIKRVLVFSFIYEGISRWTEADGVVTIYQQGGPDIIVRLDEPDNRRTMCAVAMIRNVGETFSIEKVVQYFSGHQEMDLAFNWNMRWKAGRK, from the coding sequence ATGAGCATCAATATAGTCAGAGGGCAAAAAACGGACATCACCAAAACCAATCCCGGCATGAGTCAGTTCACAGTACTGCTGGGATGGCAGGCGTCCGCTGGATTGGAGCTGGATACATCGGCGTTTTTGTTACGTGCGAATGGCAAGGTGGATGGCGATGATGATCTGATCTTTTATGGGAATACAGGGAATTCGTTTATTAGCTATATCGATCAGGCGAGCGGCAGTGACAAACGACAATTTACGATTCAATTGCAGCGTATTCCGCAGCATATTGATAGGATTGCACTGACGCTGACGATTTATAATGCAGATGCACCGGGTAATAATTTTAGTCGTGTGCAGCATATGTACATACGAGGAATACAGGAAGCGGGACAGAATGAATTGTTCCGCTACAATTTGGAGTCGGGCTTTTCCAATGAAACGGCGATTGTGATCGGTGAGCTGTATCGGTATCAGTCGGATTGGAAATTCGCTGCGGTCGGAGCGGGTTATTTTGGTGGATTGAAGGAGTTGTGCGGTAGTTACGGAATTGAGGTGGAGGAGCCGTCTGGTTCGCAGCAGCCTACACCGACTCCGACGCCACCGATTCCATCTCCACCACCAGCTCCCCCTGCACCGCCGATTCCGTCACCACCCGTTCAGCCACCGGCAACACCGCCGTCTGCTCCGTTGAACCTGTCCAAGATTGAGTTGAAGAAAAAGGGTGATGTGATCAATTTGCAGAAAAAGCCGGGCGTTTCGCTTGGTGAGCTGTTGATCAACCTGAACTGGAATCGACAGCAGCAGAAGAAAAGCGGCGGGCTGTTTGGTTTTGGTGGTAGTAGCGGTAGCAGTCGCGGTACAGATTTGGATCTGGGCTGTCTATATGAATTGCAGGACGGCAGCAAAGGTGTGATTCAGGCACTGGGCAACACCTTTGGTCGGATTGATGTACCACCTTATATATCACTGGATGCGGATGATCGCACTGGTGAACGTACCAATGGTGAGAATATGCGCATCAACGGCAATCGCATATCTGATATTAAGCGGGTGCTGGTATTCTCTTTTATTTATGAAGGGATTAGCCGTTGGACGGAAGCGGATGGTGTCGTTACGATCTACCAGCAGGGCGGACCGGATATTATTGTTCGTCTGGATGAGCCGGATAATCGCCGTACGATGTGTGCGGTCGCGATGATTCGCAATGTAGGAGAGACATTCAGTATTGAGAAGGTTGTACAGTATTTTAGCGGTCATCAGGAAATGGACCTTGCCTTCAACTGGAATATGCGCTGGAAAGCAGGACGAAAATAA
- a CDS encoding HpcH/HpaI aldolase/citrate lyase family protein, which yields MRYFNYLSPAEEQELFYSLPTRYCNASDQELLSYAVGAALYCPATRQTIAADILSGKHMGLTTWVFDLEDAIGDQQVEAAEMSLHVQLQQLRTALQEDPDVQERVPLLFIRVRSVEQLRRVLQRMDQCMELITGIMLPKFGAEQGQLYFEMIAEYNELSGAYAPVLYGLPILETAEVIYRESRLGALLGIKRVLDQYKQYVLNVRIGATDFSSLFGLRRNSDVTIYEIAPIRDCIADIINIFGRMDSPYVISGPVWEYFSGERVLKPQIRQSPFEEALGDDGRRLRNDYINRHVDGLMREVMMDKENGIIGKTIIHPSHIRLVQSMYTVTREEYDDALGIIERNNGELGVFKSGYANKMNEIKPHLNWAQKVMARSKIYGVLHEQQHFISLLSEQERRVYV from the coding sequence ATGCGTTATTTTAATTATTTGTCGCCGGCTGAAGAGCAGGAATTGTTTTATTCGCTACCTACGAGGTATTGCAATGCTTCGGATCAGGAGCTGTTATCATACGCGGTAGGAGCGGCGCTGTATTGCCCAGCAACTCGGCAGACGATTGCGGCAGACATATTGTCTGGCAAGCATATGGGATTGACGACATGGGTGTTTGATCTAGAGGATGCGATTGGCGATCAGCAGGTAGAGGCGGCTGAGATGTCGCTGCATGTGCAATTGCAGCAGCTGCGTACGGCATTGCAGGAGGACCCAGATGTACAGGAGCGGGTGCCGCTGCTGTTTATCCGAGTGCGCAGTGTGGAGCAGCTACGACGTGTTTTGCAGCGGATGGATCAGTGCATGGAGCTGATTACTGGCATTATGCTGCCTAAGTTTGGGGCGGAGCAGGGACAACTTTATTTTGAAATGATTGCCGAGTATAACGAGTTGTCGGGTGCGTACGCGCCGGTGCTGTACGGGCTGCCGATTCTGGAAACGGCAGAGGTCATTTACCGCGAAAGTCGATTGGGAGCGCTGCTGGGTATTAAGCGCGTGCTAGATCAGTATAAGCAATATGTGCTGAATGTACGCATTGGGGCTACCGACTTCTCCAGCTTATTCGGATTGCGCCGTAATTCGGATGTGACCATTTATGAGATTGCGCCGATTCGAGATTGTATTGCAGATATTATTAATATTTTTGGACGTATGGATTCGCCGTATGTCATCTCAGGACCAGTATGGGAGTATTTTAGCGGAGAGCGTGTATTGAAGCCGCAGATTCGACAGTCGCCGTTTGAAGAGGCATTGGGTGATGATGGACGCCGACTGCGCAATGACTATATTAATCGTCATGTGGACGGTTTGATGCGCGAGGTGATGATGGATAAGGAAAATGGTATCATCGGCAAAACGATTATCCATCCTTCCCACATCCGGCTTGTGCAATCGATGTATACGGTCACACGCGAGGAATATGACGATGCACTGGGCATCATTGAGCGCAATAACGGCGAGCTGGGTGTATTCAAAAGCGGCTATGCGAACAAAATGAACGAAATTAAGCCCCATCTGAATTGGGCGCAAAAAGTAATGGCTAGATCAAAAATATACGGGGTGCTGCATGAACAACAACATTTCATCTCTTTACTCTCAGAACAAGAACGCCGTGTATACGTATAA
- a CDS encoding phosphoribosyltransferase family protein, which produces MAARINPKRSFLFVSKVLGKHLAVDPYVSLLSGAALSLLLYRELHKGQAEHEFNQATVDGLTSATDDTLSSPMAAKPEYHEDDDAAQHNTNMVESLLPSVLRALTTGEGAKEAYEQLMAVQLEAKQPLSFIGFAETATALGHSMYAPFRQEATYVHTTRHHIPDLTPVIQFEEEHSHAVAHRCYAQQDGMIDGTQSIVLVDDEITTGKTTLNIIRAIHEQYPRQTYYVASLLDWRSAEHVQRYAELEQELNIRIVPLSLIKGNITVEGQAALSHPPFMLEEMDEQVPVEWIYLDDTFQQLHDHASVDGLEQVHTSPFVKHTGRFGLASVDNLLLDKSIAAAGARLRELRSGERTLCLGTEEFMYVPMRIGAQMGEGIRYHSTTRSPVYRTEAPDYAIHSGYVFHSAEDRSVSNYVYNIPRQGYDDVFVFLERDVRPGHLDELIDVLRTRGFRHIHIVVCGPQVEQVDGKGNIHE; this is translated from the coding sequence ATGGCGGCACGCATTAATCCCAAGCGCTCGTTCCTATTTGTCAGCAAGGTGCTGGGCAAGCATCTGGCGGTTGATCCGTACGTGTCGCTGTTGAGCGGTGCGGCGTTGTCACTGCTGCTATATCGAGAATTGCACAAAGGGCAAGCGGAACATGAATTTAATCAAGCAACTGTGGATGGACTGACCTCGGCTACTGATGACACTTTATCCTCTCCAATGGCTGCTAAACCTGAATACCATGAGGATGACGATGCCGCCCAGCACAATACTAATATGGTGGAATCTCTGTTGCCATCTGTACTACGGGCGCTAACAACCGGAGAAGGTGCCAAGGAAGCATATGAGCAGCTGATGGCTGTGCAATTGGAAGCGAAGCAGCCACTGTCATTTATCGGGTTTGCAGAGACGGCGACTGCGCTCGGACATAGCATGTATGCGCCGTTCCGTCAGGAAGCGACCTATGTGCATACGACTCGGCACCATATTCCTGATCTGACGCCAGTGATCCAATTTGAAGAGGAGCATTCCCATGCGGTGGCGCATCGTTGTTATGCACAGCAGGATGGCATGATCGACGGTACGCAGTCGATTGTACTGGTGGATGACGAGATTACGACTGGGAAAACGACGCTTAATATTATCCGTGCGATTCATGAGCAATATCCACGGCAAACGTATTATGTGGCTTCCCTGCTGGATTGGCGCAGTGCAGAGCATGTGCAGCGTTATGCCGAGCTGGAGCAGGAGCTGAATATCCGTATTGTGCCGCTGTCATTGATCAAAGGCAATATAACAGTGGAAGGGCAGGCGGCGCTGAGTCATCCGCCATTTATGCTGGAGGAAATGGATGAGCAGGTGCCGGTAGAATGGATCTATCTAGATGATACGTTCCAGCAGCTGCATGATCATGCTTCAGTGGATGGGTTGGAGCAGGTGCATACGTCGCCATTTGTGAAGCATACTGGACGGTTTGGTCTGGCATCGGTGGATAATCTGTTGCTGGATAAAAGTATTGCGGCAGCAGGCGCTCGCTTGCGGGAATTGCGTAGCGGCGAGCGGACGCTATGTTTGGGTACGGAAGAATTTATGTACGTACCGATGCGGATTGGGGCGCAGATGGGTGAAGGTATACGGTATCACTCGACGACTCGCAGCCCGGTATATCGAACGGAAGCGCCGGATTATGCGATTCATTCGGGCTATGTATTCCATTCGGCAGAAGACCGCAGTGTGAGCAATTATGTGTACAATATTCCTCGTCAGGGATATGACGATGTGTTTGTCTTTTTGGAACGGGATGTGCGTCCGGGGCATCTGGATGAATTGATTGATGTACTGCGCACGCGCGGATTCCGACATATTCACATCGTTGTTTGTGGTCCGCAGGTGGAGCAAGTGGATGGAAAGGGGAATATCCATGAGTGA
- a CDS encoding cysteine protease StiP family protein, whose amino-acid sequence MSERNGTASEAADVSFDDWNQPKLADPAQLGSYDRSDVVFLLKDLSDVNLERGTEEREEAIQTGTHYSEMLPQEYQPTVEYVQLYHAALEQSAQEVALAAGVVSELILRKRGRKLVLVSLARAGTPVGILIKRYLQQVHELDVPHYSISIIRGKGIDTNALKYILQQHGAETEIQFIDGWTGKGAIRRVLVESCRQFAEKYGVQLNDDLAVLADPGRCSDTYGTRADFLIPSACLNSTVSGLMSRTVLRDDLIGKDDFHGSKYYKYWLEQDVSNAFVDTISDCFEDVVLQAQEQAEQLLKHPMPADWQGMEDIRGIQEQYGLRDINLIKPGVGETTRVLLRRVPWKILINREDNPHLRHILLLAHERGATVEVQPEMTYACCGIIKPREGDC is encoded by the coding sequence ATGAGTGAGCGGAATGGGACTGCCAGTGAAGCGGCAGATGTTTCTTTTGACGATTGGAATCAGCCGAAGCTGGCTGACCCAGCGCAACTAGGGAGCTATGACCGGTCGGATGTCGTCTTTTTGCTGAAGGATCTGAGTGATGTGAATCTGGAACGCGGCACAGAGGAGCGCGAGGAAGCGATCCAGACCGGCACGCATTATTCGGAAATGTTGCCGCAGGAATATCAGCCGACAGTCGAATATGTGCAGCTGTATCATGCGGCGCTTGAGCAATCAGCGCAGGAAGTAGCACTGGCGGCAGGTGTGGTCAGTGAGCTGATTTTGCGTAAGCGTGGGCGGAAGCTGGTGCTGGTATCGCTGGCGCGTGCAGGTACGCCGGTTGGTATTTTGATCAAGCGGTATTTGCAGCAGGTGCATGAGCTGGATGTGCCGCATTACAGCATTTCCATTATTCGCGGTAAAGGCATCGATACCAATGCGCTCAAATATATTTTGCAGCAGCATGGAGCGGAGACAGAGATTCAGTTCATCGACGGCTGGACAGGCAAAGGAGCGATTCGTCGCGTGCTGGTGGAGTCATGTCGTCAATTTGCCGAGAAGTACGGGGTGCAGTTGAATGATGATCTGGCGGTACTTGCTGATCCGGGGCGCTGCTCGGATACATATGGCACGCGAGCGGATTTTCTAATTCCAAGCGCATGTCTGAATTCGACCGTTTCAGGCTTGATGAGCCGTACGGTGCTGCGGGATGATCTGATCGGGAAAGATGATTTTCATGGATCGAAATATTATAAATACTGGTTGGAGCAGGATGTATCCAATGCGTTTGTAGATACGATCAGCGACTGCTTTGAAGATGTGGTGTTGCAGGCGCAGGAGCAGGCGGAGCAACTGTTGAAGCATCCGATGCCAGCGGACTGGCAGGGCATGGAGGACATCCGAGGCATTCAAGAGCAGTACGGCTTGCGCGATATCAATCTGATCAAGCCGGGCGTTGGCGAGACGACGCGTGTACTGCTACGCCGAGTACCTTGGAAAATTCTCATTAATCGCGAGGACAATCCACATCTGCGTCATATTTTACTATTGGCGCATGAGCGCGGAGCAACGGTAGAAGTGCAGCCTGAGATGACGTATGCCTGCTGCGGCATCATTAAACCGAGAGAAGGTGATTGCTGA
- a CDS encoding HAD family hydrolase, producing MLLYASDLDQTLIYSERSRGMEIDPRIMMVAEMVDERVVSHISIQALNTLKEIAAQIPFVPVTTRVLELYHRIHIFRDVVVPAYAITSNGGHILINGNIDQEWHQYIMDDVRDKAAPAAEAISLFHGVAQPEWVIKESYWEDTFFSVLVNREQMPYEQVMALRPQLAQLGWDLSIQGRKVYLVPFAVSKNRAMQRVREMTGATHIIASGDSLLDRGLLDAADSSIAPAHGELYRASQNGTLGEASFAFTQRSGILASDDIVQFVADIMDREGIAKHEYR from the coding sequence ATGCTGTTATATGCCAGTGATCTGGATCAGACGCTGATTTACTCTGAACGCTCGCGCGGGATGGAGATCGATCCGCGTATCATGATGGTTGCCGAGATGGTGGATGAGCGCGTTGTGTCGCATATTTCCATTCAGGCGCTGAATACGTTAAAAGAAATCGCTGCGCAGATTCCATTTGTGCCGGTGACGACGCGTGTATTGGAGCTGTACCATCGCATTCATATTTTCCGTGATGTGGTGGTTCCAGCTTATGCGATTACGAGCAATGGAGGGCATATTCTGATCAACGGCAATATCGATCAGGAATGGCATCAGTACATCATGGATGATGTGCGCGATAAGGCGGCACCGGCGGCGGAAGCGATATCGCTGTTTCACGGGGTTGCCCAGCCGGAGTGGGTGATCAAGGAGAGCTATTGGGAGGATACATTCTTCTCGGTGCTGGTCAATCGAGAGCAGATGCCGTATGAGCAGGTGATGGCGCTACGTCCGCAACTCGCGCAGCTGGGTTGGGATCTGTCGATCCAAGGACGCAAGGTGTATCTGGTGCCATTTGCTGTTAGCAAAAATCGGGCGATGCAGCGAGTACGGGAAATGACCGGTGCGACACATATTATCGCTTCCGGCGATTCACTGCTGGATCGCGGATTGCTGGATGCTGCGGATTCCAGCATCGCACCGGCGCATGGCGAGCTGTATCGCGCTAGTCAAAATGGGACACTGGGCGAGGCTTCCTTTGCGTTTACCCAACGTTCCGGCATTCTGGCGTCGGACGACATTGTGCAATTTGTAGCGGATATTATGGATAGGGAAGGGATTGCCAAGCATGAGTACAGATAA